The following coding sequences are from one Bradyrhizobium sp. WSM471 window:
- a CDS encoding peptide ABC transporter substrate-binding protein: MLDKELRSMIGDVKDGRMDRRGFIQRLAAVGLTAPLANQILALGGVAMAEGVSTYKPTKRGGGGALKLLWWQGPTLLNPHFATGTKDQDGARLFYEPLACWDPDGNMKLVLAAEIPSIQNGGLAADGKSVTWKLKPGVKWHDGTPFTADDVVFNWEYAKDPATSALTIATLRDITVQKVDDLTVRILFNKPTPFWADAFVGAPNTIIPKHLFKDYMGSKSREAPTNLSPVGTGPYKFVEFKPGDLVRGVINPDYHMANRPYFDSIEMKGGGDAVSAARAVIQTGEYDFGWNIQVEDDVLLRLEKGGKGKTVYAVGGDTEFIALNFTDPNTEVDGERSSIKTKHPLFSDPAVRKALSLLIDRESVKKAIYGRAGRTTANFLNGPEKFVSKNTSWEFSVEKASKILDDAGWKPGADGIREKDGKKLKLLYQTAINGPRQKTQAIVKQACQKAGIDVELKSVVASVFFSSDVGNPDTYSKFYADMEMFQIPLSQPDPSQHMRRYLSNLVATKENKWQGTNFPRWVNKEYDATILAADGEMDPVKRAAFYIKANDLMYQDIVFIPVQHRLKVEAAANNLRPVVSGWANETDNLFDWYREE, encoded by the coding sequence ATGCTGGATAAAGAACTGCGTTCGATGATCGGTGACGTGAAGGACGGGCGGATGGATCGCCGCGGCTTCATTCAGCGCCTGGCTGCCGTGGGTCTCACCGCGCCTTTGGCCAACCAGATCCTCGCGCTTGGCGGCGTCGCGATGGCCGAGGGCGTCTCGACCTACAAGCCGACCAAGCGCGGCGGTGGTGGTGCGCTCAAGCTGCTGTGGTGGCAGGGGCCGACCCTGCTCAATCCGCATTTTGCCACCGGCACCAAGGACCAGGACGGTGCGCGTCTGTTCTACGAGCCGCTCGCCTGTTGGGATCCCGACGGCAATATGAAGCTGGTCCTGGCTGCCGAAATTCCCTCGATCCAGAACGGCGGCCTCGCCGCCGACGGCAAGTCGGTCACCTGGAAGCTCAAACCCGGCGTCAAATGGCATGACGGCACGCCGTTCACAGCCGACGACGTCGTCTTCAACTGGGAATATGCCAAGGATCCGGCGACCTCCGCGCTGACCATTGCGACGCTCCGCGACATCACGGTCCAGAAGGTGGACGACCTCACGGTCCGCATCCTCTTCAACAAGCCGACGCCGTTCTGGGCCGACGCTTTTGTCGGGGCTCCCAATACCATCATCCCGAAACATCTGTTCAAGGACTATATGGGGTCCAAGTCGCGGGAGGCGCCGACCAACCTCTCGCCGGTCGGCACCGGCCCCTACAAGTTCGTCGAGTTCAAGCCGGGCGATCTCGTCCGCGGGGTGATCAATCCCGATTATCACATGGCGAACCGGCCCTATTTCGATTCGATCGAGATGAAGGGCGGCGGCGACGCCGTCTCTGCCGCGCGCGCGGTGATCCAGACCGGCGAATATGATTTCGGCTGGAACATTCAGGTCGAGGACGACGTGCTGCTGCGCCTGGAGAAGGGCGGCAAGGGAAAGACCGTCTACGCCGTCGGCGGCGACACCGAATTCATCGCGCTGAACTTCACCGACCCCAACACCGAGGTCGATGGCGAGCGCTCCTCGATCAAGACCAAGCACCCGCTGTTTTCCGATCCGGCAGTGCGCAAGGCGCTCTCGCTGCTGATCGATCGCGAGTCGGTCAAGAAGGCGATCTACGGCCGCGCCGGCCGCACCACCGCCAACTTCCTCAACGGACCGGAAAAGTTCGTGTCCAAGAACACCTCGTGGGAGTTCAGCGTCGAGAAGGCTTCGAAGATCCTCGACGATGCCGGCTGGAAGCCGGGCGCCGACGGCATCCGCGAGAAGGACGGCAAGAAGCTGAAGCTCCTCTACCAGACCGCGATCAACGGGCCGCGCCAGAAGACGCAGGCGATCGTCAAGCAGGCCTGCCAGAAGGCGGGCATCGACGTCGAGCTGAAATCGGTCGTCGCCTCCGTGTTCTTCTCCTCCGACGTCGGCAATCCCGACACCTATTCCAAGTTCTACGCCGACATGGAGATGTTCCAGATCCCGCTGAGCCAGCCCGATCCGTCGCAGCACATGCGTCGCTACCTTTCGAACCTCGTCGCGACCAAGGAAAACAAGTGGCAGGGCACCAACTTCCCGCGCTGGGTCAACAAGGAGTACGACGCGACCATCCTTGCCGCGGACGGCGAGATGGATCCGGTCAAGCGCGCGGCGTTCTACATCAAGGCCAATGACCTCATGTACCAGGACATCGTCTTCATCCCGGTGCAGCACCGCCTGAAGGTCGAGGCGGCCGCCAACAATCTGCGCCCGGTCGTTTCCGGCTGGGCCAACGAGACCGACAATTTGTTCGACTGGTACCGCGAAGAATGA